Genomic DNA from Ictidomys tridecemlineatus isolate mIctTri1 chromosome 6, mIctTri1.hap1, whole genome shotgun sequence:
CTGGGGTGGCTGCCTGCTGATGGCAGAGCCTCAGGCAGGTCACTCATCTATAGGATGAGGTCAGGCTAatgaggggtaccagggattgaacccagaggcacttgaccactggccacacccccagccctattttgtattttattagagacagggtctcactgagttgcttagggcctctctaagttgctgaggctggctttgaactcgtgatcctcctatctcagcctccctagccgctgggaattcggcgtgtgccactgcacccagcctgggAGGCAGTGTTAGAGGGTAGACCAGGACCATAGGCACAGGTCTGAGTGGGCAGCCTGAAGATCCCTCAGATGTCCTTCATCTGGGTCTGGGAGCTGCATGCTCCCTGCTTTCCAACACAAGGAAGGTGGGGCCTGAGCTCCTGCTGTCTGGACGAGGTGTCTGAGATTCAGGGGGCAGGGCTGGCTTAAAGCCACAGGCTCATTTGTTCTGCTGGGCAACCCTTGGCCCACCCTACCAGAGCTCACTTTCTCTGCAAGAGGTGGCCCCGACCCAAAAGTTCTGgcctgagccaggcacagtggcacctgcatgtaatcccagtcactctggaggctggggcaggaggatcggaagtacaaagccagactcagcaacggAATAAGGTCCTAAgtaacagtgagaccctgtctcaaaagaaaaaatcaaaaggctggggatgtggctcagcggtaacgCACTGTTGGGTTCAtctctggttaaaaaaagaaagaattctggcCCGGTGTCCCCAGTCTGCTGGTATGCCCCACTTTGCCAAGGACGCAAGGCCTTCCCAGCAAGGGCAGGCTCCACAGCATGGCCCCGTGCGTCCTTCACCCCTGGGTGGGCAGAGGCTGGGCAAGCTGGCCACAAAGGAAGTGGTGCGGTGGGAAAGGGCTGGGCCTGTGGGTCCCACCACAGGCTCTGTGACCAGCTTGCAGCGTGACCTGGGGCAGTGAATTCCCACTGCCTGCTCTCCTCTTGAGGACCTCGGAGGCAGAGACGCCAGAGCCTACCCTGTGCTTGTCCCTTTGTTCACCCTCCCTGGAGGCTGGCTTGTTATCCAGGGGAACAAGGGACAAGGTGAGCTTTGCAGGTCCCTGTCCCGGCCTGCTAGCGGGCTCCCATACACAGGGCCCTTGTCCAGAAGCACTCGCTGGCTCAGTCCTCCGTCCCTCCAGTCTCCCAGGGCCGGAAGGATACTGGCCATTATGAGAGAACTTCTCAAGACACTTGGGCTGAAAGAGAACGTGGTGGCCAGGCCCTACACACCTCTGAGGGCTCTGCTTGAGATGGTTCCATGGACTGGGGGCTGCTGAGGACAAGCTCCAGAAACGAGTCTGGGGGTGGTCCCCAGTCCCCTGGACCTGGGCAGAAGCAGCCTTCCTTGAGACCACCCTCACATCAGGAGAAAGCCAAAGGCACTTGGGAGTCCCGGGGGGAGGTCAGTGTTCAGAGGAGTCCCACACTTGACCCTGCTCTGAGACCAGCCTCCCTGGGAGGCAAGACGGGCTCCTCAGGGCTGGACTGACCCCCACCCTCTGCTCCCCGTGGGGTCCTCAGATGACAGGCCCCCACTGGCACGTGCAGGAGCTCGGCCTGCCCGGCCTGGCCCTTTCTTCTCTAGCTGTTGCAAGGTAGGGACGGCCGTTCCTCTCCCCCACAgggtggctggaggagtgggTCCCGAGCAGCTTGGACCGGGTGGTAGGGCTGCATGTGTCCCTGGTCACTGTGGGGTGCTACTGCTCCCCAGATGGTCCTGGGGCACACTCATCTCCAACAAGGTTGCCCTCTcaccaggccttctgcagctcCCCTTGGTGAAGAGTGCACCCCAATCCCCTGGCACCCTCCCATTTGAGTTTTCCTCCCCAGTGATCCTCCCCTGTCCTCCCGTGGTGGGggatactggagactgaacccagcggtgctttaccactgagccacatccccagcccttttgatttttcacCCTGCTTCTCGCCCTTGCTTCTCATCCCTTACCTACTATACTGCTTCCCTGCCTGGGCTTGGCTCTGGGGTTCCCTGCTGCTGCCCCAGAACCTGGAACAGCACCTGGTATATAGTAGGTGCTAGTAAGTACATAGTAGGTGTTAGCATTTGGTGGATACGAGAGACCCGCACATGGTCTTGGCCTGGGTATTCACAGAGGGTCAGAAGCCTGCAGgaggcccagagccctgcagCTCCTGGTCCCTGCTGTGTGGTGCCAAGAGAAGCCCGAAGGGGAACCCCTAGGAGgttcctgctcctcccctcccagcctcccacctCGGCCTCACACAGGTGGGCTGGCCCCAGGAAGTGGGGACTCCACTCCCTGTGGCTGGGACACTGAGGGGCTGTGGTCGCCTGTCTGACCTCAAATGGAGGCCCCCTGTCCCCAACCCATGCTAGAGAATGACTGGGCTGGCCAGGCGGGAACCTGTGGTGTGCTGATGTGTGCCTACggggagaggagagggctggGTTTGAGGCCGAGAGCTGGGCTGAGAGGACCCGGGCAGGGTTCCCTACTGCTCTGTGGAGAGTGTGACTGGCCTCCGCCCTGCTCTGGTTCAGCGGGGACAGAGTTCCAGCCTCCCTGGTCGCCACGGCATCCTGCTGCTCAGCCTTGCCAGATGTATGAGCCCCACGGCTCTTGCCCACCACACCCATGTCCCAACCCTGCTGTCCCCGCTGAGGGGGCTTCCCAGCAGCAGCCCTTTTTGTTGGGGCGGCCAAAGAAATTCCCAGGATGGAGATCCAGGTGCTCACAAAATGAGGGGAGCCGAGAGCGGACCTAGCCCCCGGGACCTGCCCCGCCAAGGGCGACGGGAGGCCAGCCGGGCAGTCACACCGTGTGGCCCAAGTGTGAAACACCAAGAATCCTGTGTCAACCTGCGTGATGCACCTATGGGATGTGAAGTCCCAAACAGTCCAGAAAGAGAGGCTGTGGGGTGCAGAGGCTGCCCCTGGGGAACCTAGGGAAATGCCCGCTTCCTGCTCCGAGACTTGGGTGGGTCTGGGGGCCTGTCCGTGGGAGCGTGTTCAGGCATCGCCGGCACAATGGCGGCTAGAACTAATCTTGAAGTTCAGAGTGACTCCAGGTCTCAGAGCAGTTTCACATACAGTTCTGGGGGCTGGGCACCTCTGCCCCCAGGGACTGCTCCCCTACACCTCTGGGCCTGTCCCACAGGCACAGAGTAGCCTCACTTGCCCCCACCGTGTTCCCAAAGCATGAAGGGCGCAGGCCACGCTTCACAGTCAGGTGGGCACAGACCCCATCCAGGCCCCTCGTACCTGCTGGTCATCCTGGGAGGACCCTCTGGCCTTGgatctctgtttcctcatcttcaGGTGTTTGGGGGGGATTTTAGGAGCAAAAATGAAAGGAGACAACCTTCTCCCTGACAGACCCCAAATTAATCATCTTCTCAAAAAGGCGACTCAATGAATGAAGAGTCAAGATTGTTAAGTCAGATTCAGTTCAAGTTGAAGGGTTCAGGAACAaagtcccttcttttctttttttcctctctctctctctcttttctttctttcttttcttttttttttttttatagtagagattgaacccaggggcacttaaccactgaatgaCAGCCCcagaccattttttatttttttattttgagacagattcttgataagttgtttagggcctcactaagttgctgaggctggcgatcctcctgcctcagcctcttgagcccctGTGATTACaagcaaatacaataaataaataaaaagggttggtgatgcagctcagtgctattgtgcccctgagttcaatccccagtaccaaaaaaaaaaaaaaaaaaaagatatgaggggctggggttgtggctcagtagtagagcactcacctagcacggaTGAGGccctgcgttcgatcctcagcaccacataaaaatgaataaataaattaaagatattgtgttcaactacaactaaaaaataaatattaagaaaagataTGAACtcggtgctggggttgtggctcaatggtacagtgcgtGCCTAGCaagcgcaaggccctgggttcatcctcagcaccacataaaaaataattaaataaacataggtattgtgtacaactaaaaaataaatttaaaaaaagaaaagatatgaactcataatatcaaattatttaaggtaaaaactgtttttaaaacagTGGGGagagggctgggcttgtggctcagtggtagaacacttgcctagcacatgtaagtcactgggtttgatcctcagcaccacaaaaaaatagataaataaaataaaggtattgtgtccgtctacaacttaaaaaaaatttttttttaaatggtggaaTATggggggctgggcatggtggcacttgcctgtagtcccagctacccaggaggccaAGGGAAAATCATTTGAGCCACAGTTCAGGCCAGCCCAAGCAACACtgtaagaccccgtctcaaaataaaaactaacaagGGTcaggggtgtaactcagtgacaAGTATCCGGGTTCAATCGCTAGAGGGCCTATAGGCCCCAGTAGGCCCCATACagcaaaaaagcaaaacttgGCACAGTGAAAGGATCGTTTGAACTCGTCAATCTGAGACCCAgctaggcaacatagcaagacccaaACTGTTAAAGGAACAATGAGAATTTGTAAGAACTACACTGACTTCAGAAACTTTTAACTCTTTGTGTCATCTCTCAATCAAAAAGTAACAGAGAGGTGGAGGTagtgggtgcagtggtgcatacctggaATCCCCATTATTcattactcaggaggctgaggcaggattgtaaggtcaaggccagcctcagaaatttagggaggccctctctcaaaaaaaaaaaaaaaaaaaaaagaaatgctggagatgtggctcagtggttaagcactcctgggttcaatcttcaagaaagaaagaaagagagagagagagagagaagggagggagggagggaaggaaggaaggagaaaaagtgaCACAGAGCTGAGCACtctggtgcacacctgcaatcccagttagtcaggaggctgaggcagaagaatgcaagtttgaggccagttttgGTGaagcccttagcaactcagtgagaccctgtgtcaaaataaaaatataaattaaaaaaaaaaaaaaggctggggatgtggctcagtggttaagcatgcctgggttcaatccctcataccactaaataaactataaaaaaataaatttcaaaaactgAGGATGaatgcccctgggtccaattcccagtactgcaaagaaaaaaggaaattggtAAACTTGACTTAGGagctatgaaaagaaaaaaaattgaggtgtAACCTGTATTTCCCACATTGGTGAAATTTCTCTTCTTAACCACTCAGTCATCCAAGCCGAGATTCAGGGCCTgccacaacccccacccccacccatttAGGAAGCTCAAGTGAAAAGGTTCAGCCAAGGTCAGGCACAGAAACACTAACCCCACAGGCCTTTTGCTGTTCCTTGCCTTGTCCCTCACCCCCAGATCAGTGTGGGCACGAAGGAAGCACCCAGTAAACATTAGTGTCAAATGAGTAATTCTGCTTTGTCCCTCCAGGCGGCTGGCCTCCCTCTCCAGCCAAGGTAAGGGACCTTTATTTTGTGGCAGCGAGGCTGGAGGGTGGCCTTCCTGTCTCTGCTGGAGGAGGCAGAGCAGCCCGATTCTTACCCCTGCGGGAATGGAGGCCCAGCACAGGCTTGCATCCTTGGCTTAGCTTATGTGAATTATCCCAGCCTCGCCCCTCTGGGCCACCCTCTCCCATAGACAGGTGCTCTGCTCCTGGGTTCCCACAGTCTCAGACAGCCCTGCCCCAGTGTTTGGCTCAAAGGCCAGGTGAGGTGCCTGGTATGTAGACAGAGCTCTGTGTCCCTAAAGATAGCAAGTTATTACAGTGGCACCAACAGTGACAGGTGAGAGTGGCCTTGCCCCATCCCTCTGTACCACAAGAAGGGCTGTGCTGGCCTGGCTCTTCTCCAGATTTCTGGCCTCGCCATCCAcccactcacacccacacccacctccCAGACCCACTTCTCCTTTGCAGCTGCCCCACCGCCTACACCTTCCTGCCACGGAGTTGCTGGCCCATGGGCAGGGGACAGAGAGGCAGTGGGCCAGGGCCCCTCAAGGTGGGCCCCCTGGGAGTTCTCTCCTGAGCTAGAAACCCAGGGACCGGCCTTGGTCCCCTCACACTAGGCTCATCCCCAGCCTGGACCATGACCCCCGGTCTCCTTGCTGCTCTGTCTACCTCCAACTCCAGCAGCCAGAGGAGAGGAGGGTCCTTCTAAATAGAGCACAGCCCTGAGAGGCCCCTACCCAACCCTCCTGCTCCTCATTACAGGCCTGGTGCTGGGGGCCAGCCCATCCGTCCGCAGCCCAggccctccctcctttctcccagGGTTCCCCATAGCAGTGCCATGCCTGTCTCCAGAACCCATGCCCCCTTAACCTCTCCAGGCCTTTCCCGTGCCATGGTCCCCATCTGCCAAGCTCGTTTCCCTCCCCCACAAGCTCCCTCCTGGCCCCTGGAGAGATGCTCCTCCTTGTGCACTCTGTGCCCACCCCAGCCTGAGTGCTTGGGATCTGAATGGCACACCTGAACCTTGTGCTCCAGGTGAGCTGGGACCTCTCCAGGTACCCTCCAGCCCTTGCCTGGGGGAgggagctctttttttttttttttttaagagagagaggagagagagagagagaatttttaatatttattttttagttctcggcggacacaacatctttgttggtatgtggtgctgaggattggacccgggtggcacgcatgccaggtgagcgcgctaccgcttgagccacatccccagccccgggaggGAGCTCTTTGGGCTTGGTGGGGCACAAAGGTGAGAGCCTCCAGTCTGGGGAAGAGGACTCAGGGTGGCCACAGGTTCCTCACTTCCTTGCACATCTTACTGGGACACTCTGTGTGGCTCTCCAGTGTCCTCCAGCTGGGTCCAAGCAAGGCCCCTGCCTGGCTGTCTGGGCCGGGCACTCCTGGCCTTCCTGTTAGGCTTCCAGACCTTtgttcacaccagtctccagtcTCCACACTGCCTGGCTCCCTAGACCTCACTGGGTCTGCCACACCTCTCATCACCTCCCCGGCAAACCTTCCTGTTCCCTTCCATGGTGGTAACCTGTGCTGGTGACCCTTGGGCCTGGCCCTGCACCCACTAACTCCTGCGCTGTCCTGGGCACCTGGTTGCTGGATCCCCGCTGCGGGCAAAGCCTCCAGAGAAGGCAGGgactgcgggggttgggggtggAGAACCAAGCCTGGCAGTTTGGACGTGCTTTGAGGCATGGTCTGTCTCCCTCCATCTCCCCCAAGTGGGAGCGCCACACAGCTGACTGGGGCCTGGTACTAGGTAGTCACTCCGGAGGGTTTGATGTCCCGGGAAGGGCAGAAGAGCAGTCAGGAGGGGCTGGTGGGAGCATCTGTGGCACCCGCTGGCTGACAGCGGGAATCCCTTCCCTGGGCTGCCAAGGGCGGGCTTTGGTGTGACCCCGGCCCGGCAGAGGGCCCACCCAGCTGGCGTCTGGGGTGATGGTTGAGTGGCTGACCGGAGGAAGCGCAGGTGAAAGAGAAGGTTAGGGCGCGGGCCCTGGGGCCCCGGGGGCACGGTCCCACCACAGCCGTCCCACCCCAGCAGGCAGGGGCGGGCCGGAGGGTGGGGCCTCGGGTTTCCTCCCCAGGGGAGGGCCTGGCGGCTGAGCAGGGTCCCTGCAGCTGGGGGAGGCCGGGCACCATGCGGCGCGGGGCCAGGAGCGTGCGGGGCAGGGACGGGCCGGCGCCCACGCCCTGCGTGCAGGCCCAGTGCTTCGACCCGCTGGTCCGCCTCTGCGTGGCCTGCCGGCTCTTCCGCACGCCCGAGCCTGGACGCGGTAAGGGGCGACCCCCGCAGCTCGCCTCGGGCACCCGGGGAGGGGCCGGGGGAGGGTCCCGCCGCAGGGCCCCCCACCCGGCCAGGCCCGGGGCGACGCGTCGAGGGCCCCGCGGGACCAGCGCGCACCGCGAGGCGCTCACCGCCCCTCTCTCTCCCGCCCCGTGTGCCCCAGCCTCGCCTCCCTCCGGCCTGCGCTCCCTCCCCTCGTTCCCGCGTCCTCTCTCCCCGTCCCCTCCGCACGCGCCAGCAGCCGGCCTGAGCAGCCAGGCGCCCGGGACGGCGCTGCAGCCGCAGGAGTCCGTGGGCGCCGGGGCCGAGGCCGTGCTGCCCCTGCCCGGGCTGCTCTTCGGCGCCCCCGCGCTGCTGGGCCTGGCGCtcgccctggccctggccctggtggCTCTGATGAGCTGGAGGTGGCAGCGGCGGCGCAGGACGGCCTCCCTAGAGGCCCCAGACGGAGGCCAGGACGGTGAGTCCCGTGTCTGGGAGAAGGGAAGGTACCTTCCTATGGAGCAGGTCACACGGGCTGGGGTGGGGCCTGTCGCTGGGGGTCATGAACCTTGGGAGCAGAGGAGGTGTGAACCCGTAGACAGTTTTGTGATGGGTGTCCCAGACTGAGGGAGGGGAAGAGTTTGCTCCTGAGCAGGGACAGGCCCTAGCCCTGATCCAAGCAGGGGACAGCACTGCCCTGCAGACCCAAGGAGAAAGTCTCCCGGTGCAGGCCCGGTTCCTGGGAGCCTAGGGGGGCCATGGGCCCATGTGAGGCTCTGTGGGCTGACCAGTCGGGGTTTCCCACCCATCACCCTCAGTCTGCATCCCACAGCTGGCCAGGCCTCTGGACTCAGCCCTTCCTGTTCTGAAGGCCTGTCATGTGCCACCCCTCCAGGCCACAGTGGTGCTTCATCTACAGAGGGCTATCTCTCTGGGGACCGCTGTGACCCAATCCTGACACTCCATATCCCCATGCTCCTGCCCACCCCAGAGGCCCTGGATAATGTCATCATCCCCTCGACGGAAACCCTGGATGCTTCAGCGCCCATCTGGTCTCCACCCAGAGAAGACCCAGGCAGCACCCCACCTGGCCACAGTGTCCCTGTGCCAGCCACAGAGCTGGGCTCCACTGAGCTGGTGACCACCAAGACCACTGGCCCTGAGCAACAATAGCAGTGGAGAGGACAGGAGGGGCCCCTGTCCTGCATCAGTGTCCCCCCGGCCACAAGGGTTCAGAACTGAATTCAGCTCCTCACTCCAGCACCCACCTGCCCTTTTCCTGGGAGCCAGAGTGCTCCCCGCTGAACCCTACAGACACTACAGATCACAGGGTGTAGCCATTTGGAATTGTTTGTGTGTTTGCTTTTCGCTTAAGACCAAGCCAACTTTGACTGTTCTTAAAGGTCCTCTCTGCTCTAGTGCTTTTGAATGACTGGCTCTGCGGGTTTGggatatggtttgaatgtgtcccccaaggCTCcgtgtgttgaaatttaatttccaTCATGAGATATTATTAAGGGGATGAAAACTTAATCTGATTGTGGCatttagaggtggggcctttgggacgTGATTAGGATTAGACAAGGGCATCTGGGTGACAATCATGATTGAACTTTCATGGCTTtataagagagagaccagaagAGACACACAATATATACTTCCTGTCCTTTGCCTTGTGATGCCCTCTGCTACCTTGTATTTCAGCCATCAAGAAGGTCATCATTAGATATGATtaggcctccagaactgtgagctaaataacccattttcttaaagtttcctagcttcaggtattttgttataataatgcaAATCCGACCAATACAGGTACTATGAATAAGAGATCTTTTCCTTTACAATAGGGAAGGGACCATTAAGCCAAATGAATCTGAAGAGAAGACCCAAGTAGGAGGATGCTTAATTTGTAGCCAGGGTTGTATTTCTTTAACATTTGCTCTCAGAATTATTCTGCTTTTAAACTGACGCAAGTGGCAGCAATGAGTAACCAGCTGAGAGTTTCACTTTGGGATTTAGtgcaagattatttttaaaatttttttggtgtgtgtatgtgtggtattggggttggaacccagacctcacgcatactaggtaaatgctgtatcactgagctacagcccgctctcaagattattttttagaaataaccAGGAAGCTGGGCGCGTgacacacagctgtaatcccagcggcttgggaggctgaggcaagagttcacagccagtctcagcaatggcgaggcactaagcaactcagcaccctgtctctaaataaaatacaaaatagagctgggatgtggctcagtgtttgagtgtccctgacttcaatccccagtacccccccaaaaaaaattgtgcataatTGTGCTGATTATTGAGTATCTACATCCCAGCATCAACCTGGGCTTGGCCTAATCTGCTAGAACCTAAAATACCATTTCTACCCTGGTGGCAGCTTCTAGAGCTATAGCCCACACCCAGGAGGCtctacagcctccagaactagACTCCAAGATCAAGCTGAGGGACACCGTGTCAGGAAGCTCTCTCTGGCTGCCCAGGACCCAGCTGACTCCCAAGCATGGCACAGTCAGCTTGCTCAGGGCCCAGCCCAGGGCCTACAGGAGACACCTTCATACACAGGTCAGGGCAGTCCTGTGGCTTTGAACCAGGTGGATGGACCTGAGATCCCTAGAATGCCTTTCCCTCTATGGCCTGTCCTCCCTTCTCGCTCTGGTCCTGGCCCAAGAGCTGGGCTCATCTTGTGGGCTCCTGGACCACATTGTACACTCACAGCCAGCCATCTCCTCTCCTGCCTGTCCTCCTACAAGAGAGTGAACCTGAACGTCACCCCCGCCCGGGAAAACTACCTGGGAACTTGTCGCAACTTAGCACTTTTGGAAGGAGCACTGGACTAGGAGTCAGAAGGTGGAGTCCTGGGTGTTTTTGCCTTTGTAGGACCCTGGCCATTTTCTTTTCCATGCACCAGAGGTTTGCTGCCTGCCTGTCCCTGAGCTGCCCACCAGAGCTGCCTTGCAGAccctgcccctcccacccacTGCTTTCGCAGCTCAGAAGACAGTGGACAGTGGCATTTGGAGCCCCAGGACCTTGGAAATTCATATCCTAATCTCTGCCCAGtattccctctctgaacccatttTAGGTACCAGTACTCCTAGGAAGTCAGGTGACTGGAGTCATCAATGGCAAGCAGTAAGTGGCAGAGTGTGGGCCAAGCGATTACACTCCCCCTCCATCCAGGCCTGGGGAGTCTGAGCTGTTCCTGGCcaccctttctcccaccccactttCACCACTACAGTCAGGGTCTAGGGTCTGAAGGTGAAAAGGGTGAGTGAAtccccaccccccctcccccacccccacccccacccccggcccaGACATGCAAACCTTTGGCACCTCTGAGTCCCAGTGGAGGGGCAAAGACAGGCATAGTGTCACCGCCCTGAAAGGGCCCAGACAAGGAGATCAGCCTCCTGACCTCTGAGCTAGGTGTGACTTTCTAAGGAGCCTTCACACTGTCATTGATACCACATTTGATTTTCACAACCATGCCTGGAGGGTAGTTaggaatttgtgttttaaaaaaattattaaaaaagtcAAGGTATGCATGTTGTGTGGGGGGGTAAGTCCCAGAGAACAATCCAGGGTGGGGTCTCTGGAGAACTGACCTGTATCCAGCAACACCAGCCTTTATATATGACATATTGTTCTACATAACTGCAGTCATTTTATACATAAACAATCGCATCTTGTTCCATCATATGTAGTAAGTTTCCTCTGTCTTGAAACACTTCCCAATAAGGCTTTCAACACTTGTCAAGTTTTCCACCTGAGTATTTCgttattttctggttttgctATTGTAACTAAGGCACTGAGCACCTTCTTGTGCATAAATCTTTGCATTAGTCTGACTTTTCCAGGACAGTGGAATAAAGGCCTTGACCTTTTAAAGGCCTCTGTTGGTGGAGTTGCTTCCTGAAAAATCTGAACCATTTCACAATCCAAGAGTGAGGATGTGCTATTTTGCAGGTAGGAAAAAGAGAGGCTCAGAGGGGTATTGATCCAAGATGAAAACTGCAATTAGGTGAGTGTGGTGGTGCTACttccgaggctgaggcaggaatcaAAAACTGGAAGACAGCCTTGGAAATTCATGGAGACctcttctcaaaacaaaacaaaagttagaaaaggggctgagggtgtagctcagtggttgagtgttttCCTAGCATGTGGGTACAATCCCttgtaccacacacacacacacacatccacacaaaacaacaataacacatACACAAATAATCAAAGCAAACAACTCCCCACACCCCCCCTACAATTTTGGTGGGCTGGGTTAGAACAGAGCTGAAGGTAACCAGGCCCAGGCTCCCTCCTTAGGAGTGACCAGTTCCAGATTTTGACACCAGGCCTCACCAATTGTTTTTATAACTATTCAAAGACTTTTCTCCCTCATTTTGCAATAAGAGGGATCCAAGATAAACTCTGGAAAGACCACTTGTTGAGGTGGGAACACAGAAGCATTCTGGCCACTCTAGCCTGTTTCTGGCCATTTTTTCCTAAAGGGGGCCTGGTTTCCACAAGGCCTTCAGGGTCTAGCAAGTGGGGGCAGGGCAGGCTTAAGTCTCGGTTCCTCCTGGGGCTTCCTGCAGGCCCCTTTCACTTCCTGCCTGGCAGCCAAGGGCTGGGGGCTTAAGGTGGGGGTAGGGAAGCCCAGCTGGTGCAGCCATAGAGGAAGGCCTGACCCCTCACCTCGTGCCTCATTAGTGATGGCCCAACATAGCACTGTCCTTAGAAGCTAATGCCATCTTTCTGGGCCTGTCTctgcatctgcaaaatgagaCTCCTGAGGACCACCTGGCTCAAAAAGAGGAAATGTGGCAtgcaggccagggtcagggaatGCCACCAGCTTGGGGAAAGGAAGAATTGGAGTTCCATAGGAACAAATGCCCAGGGTCACGGGGAGAATCCGGGAGGGCCTTGGAGGAAAAGGTCCTCAGCCTATGCGGTTTCCTCCTGGGACTCTGCAGAGGGCAGCGCTGAGGGGTGGCGGTGACTGATGGTTGTACAGGAGTCCCCCAACCCGGGGAGCCCTGAGCATCTCCTCCACTTTCATAAACTGCAGAGAATCTGGGATCCAACCCCTGACCCAGGACGGTGCAGCGAATCTAGGGCAGGTGAAAGTCTATCTGTACGGCTCCTGCGGTCAGCTTCAGGGGTGGCACTTTGACCACCATCCGCGGACACCGGAAGGGGGTTCAGAACTGGGTGGGTGGGGCCAGAACCAGCCGAACGGCTGGGGCCGGAGTCAAGAAGAGGCTGGGCAGCGGGACTCTCGCTTCAAGGTAGCCGGAAATGGGCGGGGTCAAGGGCCAGGGCCGAGAAAAAAGGGAGGGACTGATGATGGGCGGGCGGGACCAAGACTGCAGGCACCTGCCTGTAGTCCTTGACCTCTGACTACGGAGGGTCAGAGCCTTAGCGTAGAGAACTGCAGCGGGAGTCGGGAGGTTCCCGGATGCGGGCCACTACCCCAAACTTTCGGGCCAGGTGTGGGGGAGGGGCGAAGGACGCTGATGACCTGGGAGCTGTGCCCCAGCAGGAGGGCTGGCGTGGGGAGGGCGCCGGTGACTTGGTGGACGCGCGGCGCGACCTCGCTGAGCCCCGTCCAGTCTGCATTCCCGCGCCGAGGTCCTGATGGCCAGCTCCAGCTCTGCCCGCTCACTGGGAACTTTAGAGGAGCCTTAAGGAGAGTGATGGGGTGGGGGCCGGCC
This window encodes:
- the Tnfrsf13c gene encoding tumor necrosis factor receptor superfamily member 13C isoform X2 produces the protein MRRGARSVRGRDGPAPTPCVQAQCFDPLVRLCVACRLFRTPEPGRASPPSGLRSLPSFPRPLSPSPPHAPAAGLSSQAPGTALQPQESVGAGAEAVLPLPGLLFGAPALLGLALALALALVALMSWRWQRRRRTASLEAPDGGQDADPGHEGRWKGEQNGPSDAQILHLTETRGWRHFIPHSVIQQILTEA
- the Tnfrsf13c gene encoding tumor necrosis factor receptor superfamily member 13C isoform X1 — encoded protein: MRRGARSVRGRDGPAPTPCVQAQCFDPLVRLCVACRLFRTPEPGRASPPSGLRSLPSFPRPLSPSPPHAPAAGLSSQAPGTALQPQESVGAGAEAVLPLPGLLFGAPALLGLALALALALVALMSWRWQRRRRTASLEAPDGGQDEALDNVIIPSTETLDASAPIWSPPREDPGSTPPGHSVPVPATELGSTELVTTKTTGPEQQ